In one window of Miscanthus floridulus cultivar M001 chromosome 12, ASM1932011v1, whole genome shotgun sequence DNA:
- the LOC136495403 gene encoding uncharacterized protein isoform X3, which translates to MEAAAAAKASRASRLARSLAAAAPCYSGVFVFFAALVVGALVSACWMSVSARLQVTPITPVATQSIAHNAATGQVPAPGPPRFTGVVGGSTNQTPSAAASSAPPPREVPAPAPPAPAPAEAAAPPDCPSYFRWIHEDLRPWRAAGVTRDAAEGARRLFAPKFRVTVVAGRLYVARYGRCFQTRAAFTQWGILQLLRRYPGRVPDLDLMFDCEDLPVVSAGDRHQLAQAPPPPLFRYCGSETTLDIAFPDWSFWGWPELNIKPWEALRREINEGNAMVNWTDRAPYAYWKGNPMVGAERLLLLRCNASGKRDWNARVYAQDWGKEVRHGFRGSDLSKQCTHRIYIEGRGWSVSEKYILACDSMALMVRPRFHDFFSRGLSPLRHYWPVRGDRGMCRSIKYAVDWGNAHTDRAQEMAGNASRFIQEELTMDRVYDYMFHLLTEYARLLRYRPAVPRGAAEVTVESMTRGRRGLERQFMMDTVVASANGEGPCRLQPAYDAEELEALRRAREDVVRQVEAWESDG; encoded by the exons ATGGAGGCCGCGGCCGCAGCGAAGGCGTCCCGGGCCTCCCGGCTCGCTCGGAGCCTGGCCGCAGCAGCGCCTTGTTACAGCGGCGTGTTCGTCTTCTTCGCCGCGCTCGTCGTCGGAGCTCTCGTCTCCGCCTGCTGGATGTCTGTCAGCGCCAGA TTACAGGTCACTCCGATCACTCCTGTCGCCACTCAATCCATAGCACACAACGCCGCAACGGGGCAGGTGCCAGCGCCGGGTCCGCCACGGTTCACCGGCGTCGTCGGCGGGAGCACGAACCAAACGCCGTCCGCGGCGGCCAGTTCCGCGCCACCGCCTCGGGAGGTGCCAGCGCCAGCACCACCCGCCCCGGCGCCCGCGGAAGCAGCCGCGCCGCCGGACTGCCCGTCCTACTTCCGGTGGATCCACGAGGACCTGCGGCCGTGGCGCGCCGCGGGGGTCACGCGCGACGCGGCGGAGGGCGCGCGCCGGCTATTCGCGCCCAAGTTCCGCGTCACCGTGGTCGCGGGCCGCCTGTACGTGGCGCGCTACGGCCGGTGCTTCCAGACGCGGGCCGCGTTCACGCAGTGGGGCATCCTGCAGCTGCTCCGCCGCTACCCCGGCCGCGTCCCGGACCTCGACCTCATGTTCGACTGTGAGGACCTGCCCGTCGTCAGCGCTGGCGACCGCCACCAGCTGGCCcaggctccgccgccgccgctgttccGGTACTGCGGCAGCGAGACGACGCTGGACATCGCCTTCCCTGACTGGTCATTCTGGGGCTG GCCTGAGCTTAACATAAAGCCATGGGAAGCGCTGCGGAGGGAGATCAACGAAGGGAACGCCATGGTGAACTGGACGGACAGGGCGCCGTACGCGTACTGGAAGGGGAACCCCATGGTGGGCGCCGAACGCCTGCTCCTCCTCAGGTGCAACGCGTCCGGCAAGCGTGACTGGAACGCGCGGGTATACGCGCAG GACTGGGGAAAGGAGGTGCGGCACGGATTCAGGGGATCGGACCTGTCCAAGCAGTGCACGCACAG GATCTACATCGAGGGGCGGGGGTGGTCGGTGAGCGAGAAGTACATCCTGGCGTGCGACTCGATGGCGCTCATGGTGCGGCCGAGGTTCCACGACTTCTTCTCGCGGGGGCTGTCGCCGCTGCGTCACTACTGGCCCGTCCGCGGCGACCGCGGCATGTGCCGGTCCATCAAGTACGCCGTGGACTGGGGCAACGCTCACACGGACAGG GCGCAGGAGATGGCAGGGAACGCGAGCAGGTTCATCCAGGAGGAGCTGACGATGGACCGCGTCTACGACTACATGTTCCACCTCCTGACAGAGTACGCCAGGCTGCTGCGGTACAGGCCCGCGGTGCCGCGCGGCGCCGCGGAGGTGACCGTCGAGTCCATGACCCGGGGAAGGCGGGGGCTGGAGAGGCAGTTCATGATGGACACGGTGGTGGCCAGCGCGAATGGCGAAGGCCCCTGCAGGCTGCAGCCGGCTTACGACGCCGAGGAACTAGAGGCGCTGCGAAGAGCGAGAGAGGATGTGGTGAGGCAAGTGGAGGCGTGGGAGAGTGACGGTTGA
- the LOC136495403 gene encoding uncharacterized protein isoform X1, giving the protein MEAAAAAKASRASRLARSLAAAAPCYSGVFVFFAALVVGALVSACWMSVSARLQVTPITPVATQSIAHNAATGQVPAPGPPRFTGVVGGSTNQTPSAAASSAPPPREVPAPAPPAPAPAEAAAPPDCPSYFRWIHEDLRPWRAAGVTRDAAEGARRLFAPKFRVTVVAGRLYVARYGRCFQTRAAFTQWGILQLLRRYPGRVPDLDLMFDCEDLPVVSAGDRHQLAQAPPPPLFRYCGSETTLDIAFPDWSFWGWPELNIKPWEALRREINEGNAMVNWTDRAPYAYWKGNPMVGAERLLLLRCNASGKRDWNARVYAQDWGKEVRHGFRGSDLSKQCTHRYRIYIEGRGWSVSEKYILACDSMALMVRPRFHDFFSRGLSPLRHYWPVRGDRGMCRSIKYAVDWGNAHTDRAQEMAGNASRFIQEELTMDRVYDYMFHLLTEYARLLRYRPAVPRGAAEVTVESMTRGRRGLERQFMMDTVVASANGEGPCRLQPAYDAEELEALRRAREDVVRQVEAWESDG; this is encoded by the exons ATGGAGGCCGCGGCCGCAGCGAAGGCGTCCCGGGCCTCCCGGCTCGCTCGGAGCCTGGCCGCAGCAGCGCCTTGTTACAGCGGCGTGTTCGTCTTCTTCGCCGCGCTCGTCGTCGGAGCTCTCGTCTCCGCCTGCTGGATGTCTGTCAGCGCCAGA TTACAGGTCACTCCGATCACTCCTGTCGCCACTCAATCCATAGCACACAACGCCGCAACGGGGCAGGTGCCAGCGCCGGGTCCGCCACGGTTCACCGGCGTCGTCGGCGGGAGCACGAACCAAACGCCGTCCGCGGCGGCCAGTTCCGCGCCACCGCCTCGGGAGGTGCCAGCGCCAGCACCACCCGCCCCGGCGCCCGCGGAAGCAGCCGCGCCGCCGGACTGCCCGTCCTACTTCCGGTGGATCCACGAGGACCTGCGGCCGTGGCGCGCCGCGGGGGTCACGCGCGACGCGGCGGAGGGCGCGCGCCGGCTATTCGCGCCCAAGTTCCGCGTCACCGTGGTCGCGGGCCGCCTGTACGTGGCGCGCTACGGCCGGTGCTTCCAGACGCGGGCCGCGTTCACGCAGTGGGGCATCCTGCAGCTGCTCCGCCGCTACCCCGGCCGCGTCCCGGACCTCGACCTCATGTTCGACTGTGAGGACCTGCCCGTCGTCAGCGCTGGCGACCGCCACCAGCTGGCCcaggctccgccgccgccgctgttccGGTACTGCGGCAGCGAGACGACGCTGGACATCGCCTTCCCTGACTGGTCATTCTGGGGCTG GCCTGAGCTTAACATAAAGCCATGGGAAGCGCTGCGGAGGGAGATCAACGAAGGGAACGCCATGGTGAACTGGACGGACAGGGCGCCGTACGCGTACTGGAAGGGGAACCCCATGGTGGGCGCCGAACGCCTGCTCCTCCTCAGGTGCAACGCGTCCGGCAAGCGTGACTGGAACGCGCGGGTATACGCGCAG GACTGGGGAAAGGAGGTGCGGCACGGATTCAGGGGATCGGACCTGTCCAAGCAGTGCACGCACAG GTACAGGATCTACATCGAGGGGCGGGGGTGGTCGGTGAGCGAGAAGTACATCCTGGCGTGCGACTCGATGGCGCTCATGGTGCGGCCGAGGTTCCACGACTTCTTCTCGCGGGGGCTGTCGCCGCTGCGTCACTACTGGCCCGTCCGCGGCGACCGCGGCATGTGCCGGTCCATCAAGTACGCCGTGGACTGGGGCAACGCTCACACGGACAGG GCGCAGGAGATGGCAGGGAACGCGAGCAGGTTCATCCAGGAGGAGCTGACGATGGACCGCGTCTACGACTACATGTTCCACCTCCTGACAGAGTACGCCAGGCTGCTGCGGTACAGGCCCGCGGTGCCGCGCGGCGCCGCGGAGGTGACCGTCGAGTCCATGACCCGGGGAAGGCGGGGGCTGGAGAGGCAGTTCATGATGGACACGGTGGTGGCCAGCGCGAATGGCGAAGGCCCCTGCAGGCTGCAGCCGGCTTACGACGCCGAGGAACTAGAGGCGCTGCGAAGAGCGAGAGAGGATGTGGTGAGGCAAGTGGAGGCGTGGGAGAGTGACGGTTGA
- the LOC136495403 gene encoding uncharacterized protein isoform X2, producing the protein MEAAAAAKASRASRLARSLAAAAPCYSGVFVFFAALVVGALVSACWMSVSARVTPITPVATQSIAHNAATGQVPAPGPPRFTGVVGGSTNQTPSAAASSAPPPREVPAPAPPAPAPAEAAAPPDCPSYFRWIHEDLRPWRAAGVTRDAAEGARRLFAPKFRVTVVAGRLYVARYGRCFQTRAAFTQWGILQLLRRYPGRVPDLDLMFDCEDLPVVSAGDRHQLAQAPPPPLFRYCGSETTLDIAFPDWSFWGWPELNIKPWEALRREINEGNAMVNWTDRAPYAYWKGNPMVGAERLLLLRCNASGKRDWNARVYAQDWGKEVRHGFRGSDLSKQCTHRYRIYIEGRGWSVSEKYILACDSMALMVRPRFHDFFSRGLSPLRHYWPVRGDRGMCRSIKYAVDWGNAHTDRAQEMAGNASRFIQEELTMDRVYDYMFHLLTEYARLLRYRPAVPRGAAEVTVESMTRGRRGLERQFMMDTVVASANGEGPCRLQPAYDAEELEALRRAREDVVRQVEAWESDG; encoded by the exons ATGGAGGCCGCGGCCGCAGCGAAGGCGTCCCGGGCCTCCCGGCTCGCTCGGAGCCTGGCCGCAGCAGCGCCTTGTTACAGCGGCGTGTTCGTCTTCTTCGCCGCGCTCGTCGTCGGAGCTCTCGTCTCCGCCTGCTGGATGTCTGTCAGCGCCAGA GTCACTCCGATCACTCCTGTCGCCACTCAATCCATAGCACACAACGCCGCAACGGGGCAGGTGCCAGCGCCGGGTCCGCCACGGTTCACCGGCGTCGTCGGCGGGAGCACGAACCAAACGCCGTCCGCGGCGGCCAGTTCCGCGCCACCGCCTCGGGAGGTGCCAGCGCCAGCACCACCCGCCCCGGCGCCCGCGGAAGCAGCCGCGCCGCCGGACTGCCCGTCCTACTTCCGGTGGATCCACGAGGACCTGCGGCCGTGGCGCGCCGCGGGGGTCACGCGCGACGCGGCGGAGGGCGCGCGCCGGCTATTCGCGCCCAAGTTCCGCGTCACCGTGGTCGCGGGCCGCCTGTACGTGGCGCGCTACGGCCGGTGCTTCCAGACGCGGGCCGCGTTCACGCAGTGGGGCATCCTGCAGCTGCTCCGCCGCTACCCCGGCCGCGTCCCGGACCTCGACCTCATGTTCGACTGTGAGGACCTGCCCGTCGTCAGCGCTGGCGACCGCCACCAGCTGGCCcaggctccgccgccgccgctgttccGGTACTGCGGCAGCGAGACGACGCTGGACATCGCCTTCCCTGACTGGTCATTCTGGGGCTG GCCTGAGCTTAACATAAAGCCATGGGAAGCGCTGCGGAGGGAGATCAACGAAGGGAACGCCATGGTGAACTGGACGGACAGGGCGCCGTACGCGTACTGGAAGGGGAACCCCATGGTGGGCGCCGAACGCCTGCTCCTCCTCAGGTGCAACGCGTCCGGCAAGCGTGACTGGAACGCGCGGGTATACGCGCAG GACTGGGGAAAGGAGGTGCGGCACGGATTCAGGGGATCGGACCTGTCCAAGCAGTGCACGCACAG GTACAGGATCTACATCGAGGGGCGGGGGTGGTCGGTGAGCGAGAAGTACATCCTGGCGTGCGACTCGATGGCGCTCATGGTGCGGCCGAGGTTCCACGACTTCTTCTCGCGGGGGCTGTCGCCGCTGCGTCACTACTGGCCCGTCCGCGGCGACCGCGGCATGTGCCGGTCCATCAAGTACGCCGTGGACTGGGGCAACGCTCACACGGACAGG GCGCAGGAGATGGCAGGGAACGCGAGCAGGTTCATCCAGGAGGAGCTGACGATGGACCGCGTCTACGACTACATGTTCCACCTCCTGACAGAGTACGCCAGGCTGCTGCGGTACAGGCCCGCGGTGCCGCGCGGCGCCGCGGAGGTGACCGTCGAGTCCATGACCCGGGGAAGGCGGGGGCTGGAGAGGCAGTTCATGATGGACACGGTGGTGGCCAGCGCGAATGGCGAAGGCCCCTGCAGGCTGCAGCCGGCTTACGACGCCGAGGAACTAGAGGCGCTGCGAAGAGCGAGAGAGGATGTGGTGAGGCAAGTGGAGGCGTGGGAGAGTGACGGTTGA